One window from the genome of Bradyrhizobium xenonodulans encodes:
- the mgtE gene encoding magnesium transporter: MDEHMDVAPSEDSVLDHVPMRNEDGDIRHEFVEEIARAIEAGDSAALRACVAELHEADLGDLIGALEPDDRVRLVELTGRDFDFSALNEVDETVREEILEELLPETVAEGVRELESDDAVELLETLDQEEQEEILEKLPLKERVALERSLLYPENSAGRRMQTEFIAVPQDFTVGQAIDYMRETPDLPDRFYEIYVVDKDQHWQGAVSLDVLLRARRPVALAELTDEDRRRVSVLEDQEEVARMFGKYNLVAAPVLDTQDRLVGVITVDDVVDVIEEEADEDLKALGGVTSDEELSDTVFTIARARFNWLLVNLATAFLASSVLGLFEGQLEKMVALAVLAPIVASQGGNAATQTMTVAVRALATRELGSSNAWRVVMREGLVGLVNGLAFAVITGIAAVAWFKIPGLGLVIGLAIIVNLFAGALGGILIPMALERVRADPAVASGTFVTTVTDVVGFFSFLGIATLWFGLR; encoded by the coding sequence ATGGATGAACATATGGACGTTGCCCCATCCGAGGATTCGGTACTCGACCACGTGCCGATGCGCAACGAGGACGGCGATATCAGGCACGAATTCGTCGAGGAAATTGCCCGTGCGATCGAGGCCGGCGACAGCGCCGCGCTGCGCGCCTGCGTCGCCGAGCTGCACGAGGCCGATCTCGGCGATCTGATTGGCGCGCTCGAGCCCGACGACCGCGTCCGCCTGGTCGAGCTCACGGGCCGCGACTTCGACTTCTCCGCACTGAACGAGGTCGACGAGACCGTCCGCGAGGAGATCCTCGAGGAGCTGCTGCCGGAGACGGTCGCCGAAGGCGTCCGCGAGCTCGAATCCGACGACGCGGTCGAGCTGCTCGAGACGCTCGATCAGGAAGAGCAGGAGGAGATCCTCGAGAAGCTGCCGCTCAAGGAGCGCGTCGCGCTCGAGCGCAGCCTGCTTTATCCGGAAAACTCCGCCGGCCGCCGGATGCAGACCGAGTTCATCGCGGTGCCGCAGGATTTCACCGTCGGGCAGGCGATCGACTACATGCGCGAGACGCCGGATCTGCCCGACCGCTTCTACGAGATCTACGTCGTCGACAAGGATCAGCACTGGCAGGGCGCGGTCTCGCTCGACGTCCTGCTGCGCGCCCGCCGCCCGGTGGCGCTGGCCGAGCTGACCGACGAGGATCGCCGCCGCGTCTCCGTCCTGGAGGACCAGGAAGAGGTGGCGCGCATGTTCGGCAAGTACAATCTCGTCGCAGCCCCGGTGCTCGATACCCAGGATCGCCTGGTCGGCGTCATCACCGTCGACGACGTCGTCGACGTCATCGAGGAGGAGGCGGACGAGGACCTCAAGGCGCTCGGCGGCGTCACCAGCGACGAAGAGCTCTCCGACACCGTGTTCACCATCGCGCGGGCGCGGTTCAACTGGCTGCTGGTCAATCTCGCCACCGCCTTTCTCGCGTCGTCCGTGCTCGGCCTGTTCGAGGGCCAGCTCGAGAAGATGGTGGCGCTCGCCGTGCTCGCGCCGATCGTGGCGAGCCAGGGCGGCAATGCCGCGACCCAGACCATGACGGTCGCGGTGCGAGCGCTCGCGACGCGCGAGCTCGGCTCGTCCAATGCCTGGCGCGTTGTGATGCGCGAAGGCCTGGTCGGCCTCGTCAACGGCCTCGCCTTCGCCGTGATCACGGGCATCGCGGCAGTGGCATGGTTCAAGATCCCCGGCCTCGGCCTCGTCATCGGGCTCGCCATCATCGTGAACCTCTTCGCCGGCGCGCTCGGCGGCATCCTGATCCCGATGGCGCTCGAACGCGTCAGGGCCGATCCGGCGGTGGCGTCAGGCACGTTCGTCACCACGGTGACAGACGTGGTCGGCTTCTTCTCCTTCCTCGGGATTGCAACGCTGTGGTTCGGGTTGAGGTAG
- a CDS encoding polysaccharide deacetylase family protein gives MSLGAVLAPLIGIASAVAAECPRKDALGTSRVLSVDARTTPRVGLKSFPQTLSLADHEVVLTFDDGPNPPTTSKVLAALAQECVRATFFLIGLHASQHPDMVKRIAREGHTIGHHTWSHPFMARIPFDKAKDEIDRGIAANEMALKGTSTTTPSTPFFRFPYFESTQAQLDLLQARGMVVFGADLWASDWNEMTPEQELKLVTERLAASGKGIVLFHDPKARTAAIMPAFLRYLRENGFRIVHIVPAVPSQKNADAH, from the coding sequence ATGTCGCTGGGCGCGGTTCTTGCGCCCCTCATCGGCATCGCCTCGGCCGTGGCTGCCGAGTGTCCGCGCAAGGATGCGCTCGGCACCTCGCGGGTCCTGAGCGTCGACGCCAGGACCACGCCGCGCGTCGGCCTGAAGAGCTTTCCGCAGACGCTGTCGCTTGCCGATCACGAGGTCGTGCTGACCTTCGACGACGGCCCGAACCCGCCGACGACGTCGAAGGTGCTGGCGGCGCTGGCGCAGGAATGCGTGCGCGCGACCTTCTTCCTGATCGGCCTGCACGCCTCGCAGCATCCCGACATGGTCAAGCGCATCGCGCGCGAGGGTCACACCATCGGCCACCACACCTGGTCGCACCCGTTCATGGCGCGGATCCCGTTCGACAAGGCGAAGGACGAGATCGACCGCGGCATTGCGGCCAACGAGATGGCGCTGAAGGGCACCTCGACGACGACGCCCTCGACGCCGTTCTTCCGCTTCCCCTATTTCGAATCCACGCAAGCGCAGCTCGACCTGCTCCAGGCGCGCGGCATGGTCGTGTTCGGGGCCGACCTGTGGGCCAGCGACTGGAACGAGATGACGCCGGAGCAGGAATTGAAGCTCGTCACCGAGCGCCTGGCCGCGAGCGGCAAGGGCATCGTCCTCTTCCACGATCCCAAGGCGCGCACCGCCGCGATCATGCCGGCCTTCCTGCGGTATCTGAGGGAGAACGGTTTTCGCATCGTGCACATCGTACCGGCGGTCCCGTCACAGAAGAATGCCGATGCGCATTGA
- a CDS encoding polysaccharide deacetylase family protein: protein MIGSGVVFRTRSWIVLGLAMLTVGAPAALAADCPGHPDALGTSRTLVVDPREHPLIGTMQYRETLPLKDHEVVLTFDDGPLPKYSNQILKMLDDECIKATFFIIGSQAKANPDGVRKLVAAGHTVGTHSMNHPLTFDRMPIEKAEAEINGGIAWTSAAMTDPSKQLAPFFRIPGLMRAEGVENHLISRGIQVWSADFPADDWRHVPSDRVYQLAMQRLEAKGKGILLLHDIQARTVAALPKIIRDLKARGYRIVHVVPATADRPATPTTQVEWLLHPPTETTPIARWPRVPGFVFTETRTLPAPSLADLNAQTEHRPLLPRKTMALANVAATLPVPGRDLFAIPEGSVEVLQSTTLSRRAATRLAMAASTPRADKGKAARSHGHRTAHAASAAPKAASKHAAQAPAPKSPAPRPTRVASLKKRA, encoded by the coding sequence ATGATCGGAAGTGGCGTTGTATTTCGGACGCGATCGTGGATCGTCCTCGGCCTGGCAATGCTGACCGTCGGTGCGCCGGCGGCGCTTGCGGCGGACTGCCCAGGCCATCCTGACGCGCTCGGGACCTCCCGCACCCTCGTGGTCGATCCGCGCGAGCATCCGCTGATCGGCACCATGCAGTACCGCGAGACGTTGCCGCTGAAAGACCATGAAGTCGTCCTGACCTTCGACGACGGTCCGCTGCCGAAATATTCCAACCAGATCCTCAAGATGCTCGACGACGAGTGCATCAAGGCGACCTTCTTCATCATCGGCAGCCAGGCCAAGGCGAACCCGGACGGCGTGCGCAAGCTGGTGGCGGCGGGCCACACCGTCGGCACGCACAGCATGAACCATCCGCTGACGTTCGACCGGATGCCGATCGAGAAGGCCGAAGCCGAGATCAACGGCGGCATCGCGTGGACCTCGGCTGCGATGACCGATCCGTCCAAACAGCTCGCGCCGTTCTTCCGCATTCCCGGCCTGATGCGCGCCGAGGGCGTCGAGAACCATCTGATCTCGCGCGGCATCCAGGTCTGGAGCGCCGATTTCCCGGCCGACGACTGGCGCCATGTGCCGTCCGACCGCGTCTACCAGCTCGCGATGCAGCGGCTGGAGGCCAAGGGCAAGGGCATTCTGCTGCTGCACGACATCCAGGCCCGCACCGTGGCGGCCTTGCCCAAGATCATCCGCGACCTCAAGGCACGCGGCTATCGCATCGTGCATGTGGTGCCGGCGACCGCGGACCGGCCGGCAACGCCGACCACGCAGGTCGAATGGCTGCTGCATCCCCCGACGGAAACGACGCCGATCGCGCGCTGGCCGCGCGTGCCGGGCTTCGTGTTCACAGAGACCCGGACGCTGCCGGCGCCCTCGCTGGCCGACCTCAACGCGCAGACCGAACATCGGCCGCTGCTGCCGCGCAAGACCATGGCGCTGGCGAATGTCGCGGCCACCCTGCCCGTGCCGGGCCGCGATCTCTTCGCGATCCCCGAGGGCTCGGTCGAGGTGCTGCAGTCGACGACCTTGTCGCGGCGCGCCGCGACGCGGCTGGCAATGGCGGCTTCGACGCCTCGTGCGGACAAGGGCAAGGCAGCCAGGTCGCACGGACATCGGACCGCGCATGCGGCATCGGCCGCACCCAAGGCCGCATCCAAGCATGCTGCGCAGGCCCCTGCCCCCAAGAGCCCGGCGCCGCGTCCGACCCGCGTCGCCAGCCTGAAGAAGCGCGCCTGA
- a CDS encoding nuclear transport factor 2 family protein, which yields MNRRNVLIATTFAALGARFAPDALAAERAEGGRSGAGNVNDVVVRYLTAWNEQDARRRHDLIAATWTEDGTYVDRVREGHGHGSIDGMIAKAQGQFPGYRLSLASGIEAHHDYLRFSWTAGGTADAPLYIKGTDFALMAEDGRFRSVIGFVDAAPAPVSR from the coding sequence ATGAACAGGCGGAATGTTCTGATTGCAACGACGTTCGCCGCGCTCGGCGCGCGTTTTGCGCCCGATGCGCTTGCAGCCGAGCGCGCAGAGGGCGGGAGGAGCGGAGCTGGCAACGTCAACGACGTGGTCGTGCGATATCTGACGGCGTGGAACGAGCAGGATGCCAGGCGACGTCATGATCTCATAGCCGCGACGTGGACTGAAGACGGCACCTATGTCGATCGCGTCCGGGAGGGACATGGACATGGATCCATCGACGGCATGATCGCCAAGGCCCAGGGGCAGTTTCCAGGCTACCGGCTCAGTCTCGCCAGCGGAATTGAAGCTCACCACGATTACCTGCGCTTCTCCTGGACCGCGGGCGGTACGGCGGACGCACCGCTCTACATCAAGGGCACCGACTTTGCCCTCATGGCCGAAGACGGCCGCTTCCGGTCAGTCATTGGCTTCGTCGATGCCGCTCCGGCGCCCGTGTCGCGATAA
- a CDS encoding helix-turn-helix transcriptional regulator, whose translation MSQTALALAANSSTRHLSYLETGRARPSRDMVLRLGEQLNVSLRDQNALLLAAGFAPTFPERPLGEMASARSAMEQILRVHLPYPAYVLDRHWNVVLSNAALPQLYEGCSPELLRSPVNAVRLILHPDGMGPRVENFVEWRAHTVTVLKQQIEVRADPVIQALLTEVLSYPAPRGAVALASSDGPQRYVTPLRIRTRLGRVSFLNTTTVFAAAADITLSELALEMLFPADEATIAVVRDMVDEAKSSAGGDPLTSRAG comes from the coding sequence ATGTCGCAGACGGCGCTCGCGCTGGCTGCAAACAGCTCGACGCGGCACCTGTCCTACCTCGAGACCGGCCGCGCTCGTCCGAGCAGGGACATGGTCCTGCGCCTGGGGGAGCAGTTGAATGTGTCGCTGCGCGACCAAAATGCGCTCCTGCTTGCCGCAGGGTTTGCCCCCACATTCCCCGAGCGGCCTCTCGGTGAGATGGCATCCGCCAGGTCCGCGATGGAACAGATCCTTCGGGTCCATCTGCCTTACCCGGCCTACGTTCTGGACCGACACTGGAATGTCGTTCTGTCGAACGCGGCGCTGCCGCAGCTATACGAGGGATGTTCGCCGGAGCTGCTTCGCAGTCCGGTCAACGCCGTGCGCCTCATCTTGCACCCGGACGGCATGGGGCCGCGTGTCGAGAATTTCGTCGAGTGGCGCGCCCACACCGTCACGGTGCTGAAGCAGCAGATCGAGGTGAGGGCGGATCCGGTCATTCAGGCCCTGCTCACCGAGGTGTTGTCCTATCCGGCCCCCAGGGGGGCCGTTGCACTCGCGTCAAGCGATGGCCCACAGCGGTACGTCACGCCTCTGCGAATCCGGACCAGACTCGGCAGGGTCTCGTTCCTGAACACCACGACCGTCTTCGCTGCGGCCGCCGACATCACACTGTCGGAGCTTGCGCTCGAAATGTTGTTTCCGGCCGATGAGGCCACGATTGCCGTCGTGAGGGACATGGTCGATGAGGCCAAGTCGTCGGCCGGCGGTGATCCACTCACGTCCAGGGCCGGTTGA
- a CDS encoding putative quinol monooxygenase produces the protein MRAAILRPASSAKPTPRQITVPVTYVIKFDVVPEQRANFLQLLGTVLDTMRDEPTFHRAVLHRDPASDYRFMLYETWESHEEVLNVQIKRPYRDAWHDALPGLLASDREIEIWEPLRSDHP, from the coding sequence ATGCGGGCGGCGATCCTCCGCCCGGCAAGTTCCGCCAAGCCAACACCGAGGCAAATCACTGTGCCTGTCACCTATGTGATCAAATTTGACGTCGTGCCCGAGCAACGCGCGAATTTTCTGCAACTGCTCGGGACGGTCCTCGACACCATGAGAGACGAGCCCACCTTTCACCGGGCGGTGCTGCATCGCGATCCCGCGTCCGATTATCGCTTCATGCTCTACGAGACGTGGGAGAGCCATGAAGAGGTCTTGAACGTTCAGATCAAGCGGCCATATCGAGACGCCTGGCACGATGCGCTTCCCGGATTGCTCGCGTCCGATCGCGAAATCGAGATCTGGGAGCCCCTGCGGAGCGACCATCCCTGA
- a CDS encoding DUF1326 domain-containing protein, translating into MADVPWHLSGDYFENCSCSIVCPCLVSAAPPLTARPTEGFCNVPLIFHIESGRYGDVALDGLNVLVILHAPGVMADGDWSVAAYIDQRADDEQTEALATIFTGGAGGPMAAFAPLISKNLGVRKVPITFRIDGKTRSAEIPGILHMSVDPLPTMHPSGEMWANIGHPVSPDAMVMAVGAAGNTFSDHGMRWDNSGRNGLYAPIRWSNQA; encoded by the coding sequence ATGGCGGATGTCCCATGGCACCTTTCCGGTGACTATTTCGAGAATTGCAGTTGCAGCATCGTGTGTCCCTGCCTGGTGTCGGCGGCGCCGCCATTGACCGCGCGACCGACCGAGGGCTTCTGCAACGTACCGCTGATCTTCCACATCGAGAGCGGCCGCTATGGCGATGTCGCGCTCGATGGGCTGAATGTGCTCGTCATCCTCCACGCCCCCGGGGTCATGGCGGACGGAGACTGGTCGGTCGCCGCCTATATCGATCAGCGCGCCGATGATGAGCAGACCGAGGCCCTGGCTACAATCTTCACCGGCGGTGCCGGCGGTCCAATGGCCGCGTTCGCGCCGCTGATCAGCAAGAACCTGGGAGTACGCAAGGTCCCGATTACGTTCCGGATCGACGGCAAGACGCGGTCTGCGGAAATCCCCGGCATCCTGCACATGTCCGTCGATCCCCTGCCGACCATGCATCCGAGCGGCGAAATGTGGGCGAACATCGGCCATCCGGTCAGCCCCGACGCCATGGTGATGGCCGTCGGCGCCGCCGGCAATACCTTCAGCGATCATGGCATGCGCTGGGATAATTCCGGCAGGAACGGCCTCTATGCGCCGATCCGCTGGTCCAACCAGGCGTGA
- a CDS encoding DUF2182 domain-containing protein, producing the protein MTDSPLETVLRRDRWIVGGTIGLIVALAWSYVLWLADDMDMGGMDMTEFRMIPAGIGIMRPATEPWRAIEFAYVFLMWAVMMVGMMAPSAAPMILMYARVGRQGKAQGKPFAATGWFAAGYLLAWCGFSLAATFLQWAIERAALLDSRMAIASNLLGAIVLIAAGVYQWTPLKDVCLAQCQSPFLFLMRHGGFRGDLRGCLLLGFRHGAYCVGCCWVLMALLFVGGVMNVLWIALLALLVLLEKLTPVGRWIARAAGLACVAAGAWLLLSLPH; encoded by the coding sequence ATGACGGACAGCCCCCTGGAAACCGTGCTGCGGCGCGATCGCTGGATCGTCGGCGGCACGATCGGCCTCATTGTCGCGCTGGCATGGAGCTATGTGCTCTGGCTCGCTGACGACATGGACATGGGCGGCATGGACATGACCGAGTTCCGCATGATCCCGGCCGGGATTGGAATCATGCGGCCGGCCACCGAGCCGTGGCGAGCGATCGAGTTCGCCTATGTGTTTCTGATGTGGGCGGTGATGATGGTCGGAATGATGGCCCCCTCGGCCGCGCCGATGATCCTGATGTACGCCCGCGTCGGCCGACAGGGCAAAGCGCAAGGCAAGCCGTTCGCCGCGACCGGCTGGTTTGCCGCCGGTTATCTCCTCGCCTGGTGCGGCTTTTCGCTGGCAGCCACCTTTCTGCAATGGGCGATCGAGCGGGCCGCGCTGCTGGATTCCCGGATGGCGATCGCGAGCAACCTGCTCGGCGCCATCGTGCTGATCGCGGCGGGTGTCTATCAATGGACACCGCTCAAGGACGTCTGTCTCGCCCAATGCCAGTCGCCGTTTCTGTTCCTGATGCGCCACGGCGGCTTTCGCGGCGACCTGCGCGGCTGCCTGCTGCTGGGCTTTCGGCACGGAGCTTATTGCGTCGGCTGCTGCTGGGTCTTGATGGCGCTGCTGTTCGTGGGCGGCGTGATGAACGTGCTCTGGATTGCGCTTTTGGCGCTGCTCGTCCTTTTGGAGAAACTCACGCCGGTCGGACGCTGGATCGCGCGCGCTGCCGGCCTCGCATGCGTGGCCGCGGGCGCCTGGCTGCTGCTGTCCTTGCCGCATTGA
- a CDS encoding GNAT family N-acetyltransferase encodes MSVVYRPARAQDLEVADALVVSSINDLTERHGFGPMAACSPPRFQLFSLQDDPAGLWVAEGERILGFAWSWVCGDMWFLAQLFVSPDQQGRSIGNELIKRTLEHADKSGASNRGLITFSFNTVSQGLYIRHGLLPRFPIYSVDAPRERLIARLQGPRFQFKPLDDEASTLRRLAEADERVLGVSREKHHRYLIKDRATRGVNLYDGSNWMGYAYVDAGGHIGPLAVMEPNAVAPAFRTALHLAIESGSLRVSAFLPGASEAALNTAMEHGMRIRFPMLLMSSREFGNWVQYLPRNPGFM; translated from the coding sequence ATGTCTGTGGTTTACCGGCCGGCGCGCGCCCAGGATCTGGAGGTCGCCGATGCTCTCGTCGTCTCCAGCATCAACGATCTCACGGAGCGGCATGGCTTCGGGCCGATGGCGGCTTGTTCTCCTCCCCGGTTTCAGTTGTTTTCCTTGCAGGACGACCCCGCGGGTCTCTGGGTGGCGGAGGGCGAGCGGATCCTCGGCTTCGCCTGGAGCTGGGTCTGCGGCGACATGTGGTTTCTGGCGCAGCTGTTCGTGTCGCCCGATCAGCAGGGACGCAGCATCGGCAACGAGCTCATCAAGCGGACTCTGGAGCACGCCGACAAGTCTGGTGCCTCCAACAGGGGGCTCATCACTTTCAGCTTCAACACGGTGTCGCAGGGGCTCTACATCCGCCATGGACTCCTGCCACGATTTCCCATCTACAGTGTCGATGCACCGCGAGAGCGTTTGATCGCGCGCTTGCAGGGCCCGCGGTTTCAGTTCAAGCCGCTTGATGATGAGGCTTCGACGCTGCGTCGCCTCGCAGAAGCGGATGAGCGGGTCCTTGGCGTCTCGCGCGAAAAGCATCACCGCTATCTCATCAAGGACCGCGCGACGAGAGGGGTCAATCTCTACGATGGAAGCAATTGGATGGGCTACGCTTACGTGGACGCCGGCGGCCACATCGGACCGCTCGCGGTCATGGAGCCGAACGCCGTGGCTCCGGCGTTCAGGACGGCGCTGCATCTGGCGATCGAGTCTGGCTCGTTACGGGTATCGGCATTCCTGCCCGGCGCAAGCGAGGCGGCTCTCAACACCGCGATGGAGCACGGCATGCGGATCAGATTTCCCATGTTGCTGATGTCGTCGCGAGAGTTCGGCAATTGGGTCCAGTATTTGCCCCGCAACCCAGGCTTCATGTGA
- a CDS encoding acyl-CoA dehydrogenase family protein, with amino-acid sequence MRNHWDVVEAGELMSRPGPDLIAGAPEPVRRLLEAVQALDPLIAAQRSQFDGARRLPDEVFAALADAGLFRLWLPGALGGPELSPLDFMRVVEAASALDGSVGWLVGNGGGMSRIGGYLGEAVAREWFADPRAFVAGATGAVGTATAVAGGYRLSGRWPFGSGAHHAARFMGLASVRPEDPVSPLLCCYLGRAEVTILDNWHVSGLRGTGSCDFEARDVFVPAAHVHPFLGPQPTQPGLLYRLPPVSVFAWSICGVPLGIASGAIASFAELACRKSRLGTRALLRDRETVQATVGRARATLRAARTFLIGAMTELMAAAETGGQRLVEARADIRIANAHAAETAMSVADELAASAGAAAIFESCALERAVRDVHAAAKHIAMSPNNYIVAGRLTLGLDPGTARF; translated from the coding sequence ATGCGTAATCACTGGGATGTGGTGGAGGCGGGCGAACTGATGTCCCGGCCTGGTCCGGACCTGATCGCCGGCGCTCCGGAGCCGGTTCGCCGCCTGCTGGAGGCCGTCCAGGCGCTGGATCCGTTGATCGCGGCTCAGCGCAGCCAGTTCGACGGCGCGCGGCGCCTGCCCGACGAGGTCTTCGCAGCGCTCGCCGATGCCGGCCTGTTCCGGCTGTGGCTACCGGGCGCGCTTGGTGGACCTGAGCTGTCACCCCTCGATTTCATGCGCGTCGTCGAAGCCGCCTCGGCGCTCGACGGCTCCGTCGGCTGGCTCGTCGGCAACGGCGGCGGCATGAGCCGGATCGGCGGCTACCTCGGCGAGGCCGTCGCACGCGAGTGGTTTGCCGACCCGCGCGCCTTCGTCGCCGGCGCAACCGGGGCGGTCGGCACAGCGACCGCCGTCGCTGGCGGCTATCGCCTCTCAGGGCGCTGGCCGTTCGGCAGCGGCGCGCATCACGCGGCGCGGTTCATGGGCCTGGCGAGCGTCAGGCCCGAGGATCCGGTTTCACCGCTTCTCTGCTGCTATCTCGGCCGGGCCGAGGTGACCATCCTCGACAACTGGCATGTGTCCGGGCTGCGCGGCACTGGCAGTTGTGATTTCGAGGCGCGGGACGTCTTCGTGCCGGCCGCGCACGTCCATCCGTTTCTTGGACCGCAACCGACCCAGCCCGGACTGCTCTATCGCTTGCCGCCAGTATCGGTGTTCGCGTGGAGCATCTGCGGGGTGCCGCTCGGCATCGCGTCCGGCGCCATTGCCTCCTTCGCGGAGCTCGCCTGCCGGAAGAGCCGTCTCGGCACGCGGGCCCTGCTGCGCGACCGCGAAACCGTGCAGGCGACGGTGGGCCGCGCAAGAGCGACGCTTCGCGCCGCCAGGACCTTCCTGATCGGCGCCATGACCGAATTGATGGCTGCCGCCGAGACGGGCGGCCAACGATTGGTGGAAGCACGGGCCGACATTCGGATCGCCAATGCGCATGCGGCGGAGACTGCGATGTCCGTTGCCGATGAGCTGGCCGCGAGTGCGGGCGCTGCCGCCATCTTCGAGAGCTGCGCCCTCGAGCGTGCGGTCCGCGACGTGCATGCCGCAGCGAAGCATATCGCGATGAGCCCGAACAATTACATCGTCGCCGGCCGGCTGACGCTGGGACTCGATCCCGGAACCGCGAGATTTTGA
- a CDS encoding winged helix-turn-helix domain-containing tetratricopeptide repeat protein: protein MTIHEFGPYRLDAKAEILFRGSEPVALGRRAVMLLRLLVERAGTPVSRDALMQAAWPDLAIEESNLTVQIAALRRIFAEIDGAAAWIETLPRRGYRYVGPPVATAFGADLPASSAPAVSDRPSLAVLPFSNLSGDPGQEYFSDGITGDIIAELSRFRSLLVVARHSSFAYKGKTPEIKRVGRELGVSYVAEGSVRKIGGRVRAIVQLLDSASGYNLWTERYYRELEDIFALQDEIVRAIVAALPGRLEDAGREIARRKPTPSVTAYDLVLLGNERWRQLTVRGMAEARQHFRNAVALDPQYARAHANIAWTMVCDVFLESPAPATLDEARREIEAALDIDDGDAWSHGVFAQLLFLRNDDAKAEIHFSRALALNPNDADVIAVFANILVYWGRWREALTWIGAAKRLNPFPPNLYHWYHALALYSGREYELAIKALMEARSLDRWSHALLAACYAQMGRRGEAQSEADAFVSERRREMIANGQAVPAKTLDLARTRADRYRDPADRDHFLDGLRKAGLTS, encoded by the coding sequence ATGACCATCCACGAATTCGGTCCCTACCGCCTCGATGCGAAGGCCGAGATACTGTTTCGAGGATCCGAACCGGTCGCGCTCGGACGGCGCGCGGTGATGCTCCTTCGGCTGCTCGTCGAGCGGGCCGGAACGCCGGTTTCCAGGGACGCCTTGATGCAGGCGGCGTGGCCGGACCTCGCCATCGAAGAGAGCAATTTGACGGTGCAGATCGCCGCCCTGCGGCGGATATTCGCCGAGATCGACGGGGCCGCGGCCTGGATCGAGACGCTGCCCCGCCGCGGCTACCGTTATGTCGGACCGCCGGTCGCCACCGCGTTCGGAGCCGACCTGCCCGCGTCATCGGCACCTGCCGTGTCCGACAGGCCGTCGCTTGCGGTGCTTCCGTTCTCCAACCTGAGCGGTGATCCCGGGCAGGAATATTTTTCAGATGGGATCACAGGGGACATCATCGCCGAACTGTCGCGATTCAGGTCGCTGCTCGTCGTCGCCCGCCATTCCAGCTTCGCCTACAAGGGCAAGACGCCCGAGATCAAACGGGTCGGCCGCGAGCTCGGCGTCAGCTACGTGGCCGAGGGAAGCGTGCGCAAGATCGGCGGCCGGGTAAGGGCGATCGTCCAGCTTCTCGACTCCGCGAGCGGCTACAATCTCTGGACCGAGCGCTACTACCGCGAACTCGAAGACATCTTCGCGCTGCAGGACGAGATCGTGAGGGCAATCGTCGCGGCTCTTCCCGGCCGGCTGGAGGATGCCGGCCGCGAGATCGCCCGGCGCAAGCCGACCCCGAGCGTCACCGCCTACGATCTGGTTCTGCTGGGGAACGAGCGGTGGCGCCAGTTGACCGTGAGGGGTATGGCGGAAGCGAGGCAGCATTTTCGGAACGCCGTCGCGCTCGACCCGCAATATGCCCGCGCCCATGCCAACATCGCCTGGACCATGGTCTGCGATGTGTTTCTCGAATCGCCCGCCCCTGCGACTTTGGACGAGGCGCGTCGCGAGATCGAGGCCGCACTCGATATCGACGACGGCGACGCCTGGTCTCACGGCGTCTTCGCTCAGTTGCTGTTCCTGCGGAACGACGACGCCAAGGCCGAAATCCATTTCAGCCGCGCGCTCGCGCTCAATCCCAACGACGCCGATGTCATCGCCGTGTTCGCCAACATTCTGGTCTACTGGGGACGTTGGCGTGAGGCGCTCACATGGATCGGAGCGGCCAAACGGCTCAATCCCTTTCCACCCAATCTGTACCATTGGTATCACGCGCTTGCCCTTTATTCGGGGCGCGAATACGAGCTGGCGATCAAGGCGCTGATGGAGGCGCGATCGCTCGACCGGTGGTCACACGCCCTCCTCGCGGCCTGCTATGCGCAGATGGGCCGGCGCGGCGAGGCGCAATCCGAAGCAGACGCATTCGTCAGCGAGCGGCGTCGTGAGATGATTGCGAATGGCCAAGCCGTACCCGCGAAGACTCTCGACCTCGCTCGGACCCGCGCCGACAGATATCGCGATCCCGCCGATCGCGACCACTTCCTCGACGGATTGCGCAAGGCGGGTCTCACCAGTTGA